The Sandaracinobacteroides saxicola nucleotide sequence CACCGCCCCCTCCCCCCAGCCCTTCCCCCGGCAAGTCCCCGGATAGACGCCCGCCTCGCCCGCATGCGGCGCGCCCCCCGCCGCCGCGATATCGGCGCGGCTGCACACACAGCGATAGGTCACCCCCAGCGCCACCAGCCGCGCCAGCGCCGCCGCATGCGCCGACGCCAGCGCCGACTGCATCACCAGCGCATCCCACTCCATCCCCAGCCAGCGCAGGTCCTCCAGGATGCCGTCCACGAATGCCGGCCGGCACCGCGTCGTGTCGATATCCTCGATGCGCAGCACGAACCGGCCTGCCCCGTCCCGCGCACGCCGCCAGGCCAGCAGCGCCGACCAGGCGTGGCCCAGATGCAACAGCCCGGTGGGGGAGGGCGCAAAGCGCGTCACAATCGCCATGCCCGCCAAATTGCCCCTTGCCCGAAACGATATCTAGTGGTTTCATCAAAGCGTCATCCCATATCGGGTATGACACCCCCGCGCCGAGCACCCCATGGGGCATCCGGCGCGAGAAATTGGCGGCCGCGTCTCCGGGCGCAGTCACCCGATGTGCGATAGGGCGGCGACCGGACATGCGACTGCAACGAGCAGGAGCGTGATGCATGTATCAGCCCGACCTTCTGGAACAGCGATGGGCCAGTCCGCAATCCTGCCCCGCCCTCGTCCTCAACGCCGATTTCACCCCGCTCAGCTATTATCCGCTCTCGCTCTGGAGCTGGCAGGACGCGATCAAGGCCAGCTTCCTCGAACGCGTCGATGTCGTCGCCACCTATGACCGCGAGATCCGCAGCCCCAGCCTGCGCCTGAAACTGCCCAGCGTCGTCGCGCTGCGGCAATATGTGAAGCCCGCGTCCCACCCCGCCTTCACCCGCTTCAACCTGTTCCTGCGCGACCGTTTCCAGTGCCAATATTGCGGCGCCGGCAACGACCTCACCTTCGACCATGTCGTCCCCCGCGCCTATGGCGGCCGCACCACCTGGTCCAACGTCACCACCGCCTGCGCGCCCTGCAACCTCAGGAAGGGCGGCCGCACCCCGGCGGAGGCGCACATGCAGCTCCGCTCGAAACCGCACCAGCCCAGCACCCACGCCCTCCAGGACCATGGCCGCGCCTTCCCGCCGCACTATTGCCACGAGACCTGGCGTGACTATCTCTACTGGGATGTCGAGCTGGAAAGCTGACCGTCCGGCGAAAAGCCTTGACAGGGCAATGGCGAAGTGATAACCATATCGGTTATTCCGCCAGTGTCGATTGCGACTGGTGAAATGTTAAGTGCTTGAATGCGAAAAAGAACAAAAAGCATAAAACAGTCAAGATTTCAATCTTGAAACATTCCCCTCACGCACTGGAATCCCACGATAAATTGCGTTAACCTGACCGTGCCAAGGTTCCGGCGAACGGGGGTATGCCATGCGCGTCCTGCTTCTTGCCCTGCCGCTGCTGCTCGCCGGCTGCGCCCGCGATGTCGTCCTCAAACCCGCCGTCATCACCTTCAACACCCAGGCCCGCACCGCAGTTGCCGCCGCCGAACGGCAATATGATGAAACCATCATCCGCCTCAACCAGCAGACCGCCGACTTCCTCGCCCGCAACCCCGATTGCGGCCTCGCGCTGGACATCGTGCCCCGCCGCCTCAACACGCCCGGCGCCACCCCCGCCGGCGCCGGCTACTGCCTCTCCGAGGCGGAGAAAGCCGCCCTCACCGGCCCCGTCAAAACCGAACGCCTGCCCCTCGCCAGCCGCGAAACCTTCGCCGCCCAGTTCCGCGCCCTCGGCCTCCTCGTCGACTATGTCAGCTTCCTCGCCAAACATGCCGACGACCCCAGCCTCACCGCCGCCGCCGACATCCAGTCGACCGCCAACGCCGTCAAGGGCCTGGGCCAGGGCCTCTCCAGCCTGAAAACCGCGCTCGGGGGCGAACCGATCGCCGAGTTCGCCAACGGCGGCCCGGTCGAAAAATTCGCCACCGCGCTCGCCTCCATCGCCGGCCAGTTCGAGCTGATCGCCAAACAGGCAAATGACGTCTCTGCCCTCGAACGCGCC carries:
- a CDS encoding HNH endonuclease translates to MYQPDLLEQRWASPQSCPALVLNADFTPLSYYPLSLWSWQDAIKASFLERVDVVATYDREIRSPSLRLKLPSVVALRQYVKPASHPAFTRFNLFLRDRFQCQYCGAGNDLTFDHVVPRAYGGRTTWSNVTTACAPCNLRKGGRTPAEAHMQLRSKPHQPSTHALQDHGRAFPPHYCHETWRDYLYWDVELES